In Lonchura striata isolate bLonStr1 chromosome 11, bLonStr1.mat, whole genome shotgun sequence, the following proteins share a genomic window:
- the CTXND1 gene encoding cortexin domain-containing 1 protein produces the protein MEVPTPEPVYVDVDKGLTLACFVFLCLFLIVMIIRCAKVIMDPYSAIPTSTWEEQHLDD, from the coding sequence ATGGAGGTGCCAACCCCAGAGCCCGTGTACGTTGACGTGGACAAGGGCCTGACGTTAGCATGCTTTGTCTTCCTCTGCCTCTTCCTGATTGTGATGATCATCCGCTGTGCAAAAGTCATCATGGACCCCTACAGCGCCATCCCGACGTCCACGTGGGAGGAGCAGCACCTGGATGACTGA